One window of Tachysurus vachellii isolate PV-2020 chromosome 21, HZAU_Pvac_v1, whole genome shotgun sequence genomic DNA carries:
- the LOC132837516 gene encoding claspin isoform X2 yields the protein MEEAGTDAATDVIQTEEAQDSDEDVVVNRKPRTRKVLQDSDSEQEEDVDGMAEALVLSESNGEGTNGGEEEQPKKSRGKKITRIAMASDESEPEQDEHQGKTKEETKKRGKSQRRKEKETRRGALVKQLKEKMRTSEESPLPKVLNDSGCLLGDNDLFDAQLEEEVMEEEDEESLDAIRAAVKKKAKNKPHLDESEEDEGQEGKSQRKERKAARASKEAMKQLHSDCQRIVRESTIGLPYHMPEPKGIDHFFKRRVRPDRPAMALLKSPKYQACIVDASSASTSTTQKQSEAPEQNSNPQAELNDPAPISGTQQTGATNELDTSTEATDDQSEVSRVELQNPEVMEEVCVLPSVDMSKSAESPKEDHGMSEVQLTKTGTSQSGQGGSVLSEQATAAPKPKKDKLARLRELGLEPPPVAKLCADDGAFVQLEPQQTNPGLEALKERFLKHVQPAPRSKRERSLHVNVVRKERAASGQEQLRSESITVTVNEEEEEPVHTKPGEKLVLLKSRLQQAMAIRRKEERERRAALHRLDNEECEEEEEAEMTESEEEEGIEDLLGDGEEAIDAENDEEEAEGAEVGNALKRSVSPGFKSPSPTPYTDGTLMLFAGSSCSRTGDGVRQSGQANHENDSKMEDDDGLSLNKDNSHNSSFELTSSTLPSYQPVSRTTGKGLSAAVFRSPSPCFFRPSFLGSASKSSGKLSEPSLTLPVEDSQDLYGVPSPEGGDSEGPFSQEEDTQSQLLDADGFLNVGPRGGQSRSHKRQLLLDNLDENAMDANMGELLGLCSGGFGSEAPRRSQPGGDDELLGLCSGAFSTQHGEAGTPKVEIGAVEMNRTVGESHGSSDADMDQLLALCSGKFTGSPATSPVQPGASPALEDESDSKSKVEEEEDNCEFRLLSDVDSNSEKEEDEEDSDGEGDLGDEEKDAVFRRHQGKKIPKPMFMDSEAELSGSDVGSDDEEDEDGDEYEEDDIQEQLPSDDELMDQVNKIHMKQVLDDDKRKLRIFQERYLADGDLHSDGPGRERRFRWRNIDDSFELGVAAEEEEAEEDVDQHELQRQKERLEREQWMREQSETSKKAAEAEEEEDKIGEEESQFMKLAKKLTAKALQKKETSSVLAQEKPVSNTNPFQKPCKPMVRTGSLLSQPRAVLQKLANISEGNPLAPRNSRGFLFQTLSPEKEPPTSASSKKQIKKRAQTDTSAPVAKRQCRENSVKTGGTPRSIFSFYDN from the exons GATGCCGCCACCGATGTCATTCAGACTGAAGAAG CTCAAGATTCAGATGAAGACGTTGTTGTGAACCGGAAGCCCCGTACACGAAAGGTCCTCCAGGACAGTGACAGTGAGCAGGAGGAAGATGTAGATGGGATGGCGGAGGCTCTTGTGCTGTCCGAATCCAACGGTGAGGGGACAAATGGTGGTGAAGAAGAGCAGCCAAAAAAGAGCCGGGGAAAGAAGATAACCCGCATTGCCATGGCTAGTGATGAGAGTGAGCCAGAGCAAGATGAGCATCAAGGAAAAACTAAGGAAGAGACCAAAAAGAGAGGGAAGTCACAGCGACGCAAAGAGAAGGAGACGCGCAGAGGTGCTCTGGTGAAACAGCTGAAAGAGAAGATGAGAACTTCCGAA gAGTCACCTTTGCCTAAGGTTCTCAATGACAGTGGTTGTCTACTGGGTGATAATGACTTGTTTGATGCTCAGCTGGAGGAGGAGGTaatggaggaggaggacgaggaaTCCCTGGATGCCATTCGAGCTGCTGTGAAAAAGAAAGCCAAGAACAAG CCCCATTTAGATGAATCTGAAGAGGACGAAGGGCAGGAAGGCAAATCCCAGCGCAAG GAGAGGAAAGCAGCGAGAGCGAGTAAGGAGGCAATGAAACAGCTCCACAGTGACTGCCAGAGGATTGTCAGAG AATCTACAATAGGGCTTCCATACCATATGCCAGAGCCCAAAGGCATAGACCATTTCTTCAAGAGAAGAGTTCGTCCTGATAGACCTGCTATGGCATTACTGAA atctcCCAAATACCAGGCCTGTATTGTAGATGCATCTTCGGCATCTACATCTACTACACAAAAGCAGTCTGAAGCACCAGAACAGAACTCAAACCCACAGGCTGAGCTAAATGACCCTGCCCCAATCAGCGGTACCCAACAAACCGGTGCTACAAATGAACTCGATACGTCTACTGAAGCTACAGATGACCAGTCAGAGGTTTCAAGAGTTGAACTCCAAAACCCTGAGGTCATGGAAGAAGTGTGTGTTCTTCCTTCTGTGGACATGTCTAAGAGTGCTGAATCTCCTAAAGAGGATCATGGGATGTCAGAGGTTCAGCTGACTAAGACAGGGACCAGTCAGTCAGGACAGGGTGGCTCTGTGCTGTCTGAGCAAGCTACAGCAGCTCCTAAACCCAAGAAGGATAAGCTGGCCAGATTGCGCGAGCTGGGTTTGGAGCCTCCCCCTGTTGCAAAGCTGTGTGCAGATGATGGAGCTTTTGTACAGCTGGAGCCACAGCAGACTAACCCTG GTCTAGAGGCTTTAAAAGAACGTTTTCTAAAGCACGTCCAGCCTGCACCTCGGTCTAAAAGAGAGCGATCGCTTCATGTAAACGTGGTGAGAAAGGAACGCGCTGCCTCTGGACAGGAACAGCTGCGTTCTGAATCCATCACTGTCACAGTcaatgaggaggaagaggagcctGTACACACTAAGCCAG GAGAGAAGCTGGTTTTACTGAAGTCTCGTCTGCAGCAGGCTATGGCTATTCGCCGCAAGGAAGAAAGAGAGCGCAGAGCTGCCCTTCATCGCCTGGATAATGAAGaatgtgaggaggaggaggaagcgGAGATGACTGAGTCTGAGGAGGAAGAG GGTATTGAAGATTTGTTGGGCGACGGAGAGGAGGCCATCGATGCTGAAAATGACGAAGAGGAGGCAGAGGGAGCTGAAGTAGGCAATGCATTAAAACGAAGCGTCTCTCCCGGTTTTAAAAGTCCATCTCCTACTCCATACACTGATGGCACTCTGATGCTGTTTGCAGGAAGCTCCTGCTCCAGGACCGG ggATGGTGTTAGGCAGTCTGGTCAAGCCAATCACGAAAATGACAGCAAAATGG AAGACGACGATGGCCTGTCCTTGAACAAGGACAACAGCCATAACAGCAGCTTTGAACTGACGAGCTCCACACTCCCATCATACCAGCCAGTGAGCCGCACCACAGGCAAAGGGCTTTCGGCAGCTGTGTTCCGCTCACCCTCACCCTGCTTCTTCAGACCCAGTTTCCTCGGCTCAGCTTCCAAG AGCTCTGGTAAGCTTTCTGAGCCGTCCCTGACCCTCCCTGTGGAGGACTCGCAGGACCTGTATGGTGTTCCCTCTCCTGAAGGTGGGGACTCTGAGGGCCCTTTCTCACAGGAAGAGGACACACAGTCTCAGCTGTTGGATGCAGATGGCTTTTTGAATGTGGGACCCCGTGGTGGTCAGAGCCGCTCTCATAAACGACAGCTGCTTTTAGATAACCTGGATGAAAACGCCATGGATGCCAACATGGGTGAATTACTGGGGCTCTGCTCGGGTGGCTTTGGCTCAGAGGCACCCAGGAGGAGTCAGCCAGGAGGTGATGATGAGCTGCTGGGCCTGTGCTCTGGAGCATTCTCCACTCAGCACGGAGAAGCTGGCACACCCAAAGTGGAAATTGGGGCTGTGGAGATGAATCGCACAGTCGGGGAGAGTCACGGGAGCTCAGACGCAGACATGGACCAACTGCTTGCTCTCTGCTCTGGAAAGTTCACAGGCAGTCctg CTACATCTCCAGTGCAACCAGGTGCAAGCCCTGCTCTTGAAGATGAGTCTGACAG TAAGAGCaaggtggaggaagaggaggacaatTGTGAGTTTCGGCTCTTGTCGGATGTTGACAGCAACAGTGAGAAG gaggaggatgaggaagacTCTGATGGTGAAGGAGATTTAGGTGATGAGGAGAAGGATGCAGTATTCAGGCGACATCAAGGCAAAAAGAT acccaAACCAATGTTCATGGACTCTGAGGCTGAGCTTTCAGGCAGCGATGTCGGCAGTGACGATGAAGAAGACGAGGATGGTGATGAATACGAAGAAGATGACATACAGGAGCAACTTCCGTCGGATGATGAACTGATGGACCAAGTTAACAAAATCCATAT GAAGCAGGTCCTAGATGACGATAAACGCAAATTGCGCATATTTCAAGAGCGTTATCTAGCCGATGGAGATCTGCACTCTGACGGACCCGGTCGAGAGCGCCGCTTCCGCTGGAGGAATATCG ATGATAGCTTTGAGCTCGGGGTTGCTGCTGAGGAGGAAGAGGCAGAGGAAGACGTAGATCAGCATGAGCTGCAGAGGCAGAAGGAAAGGCTTGAGAGAGAGCAGTGGATGCGAGAGCAG TCTGAAACATCAAAGAAAGCAGCAGAAGcggaagaggaggaggacaagATTGGAGAGGAGGAGAGTCAGTTCATGAAGCTGGCTAAGAAACTAACGGCTAAGGCACTCCAGAAGAAAG AGACCTCTTCAGTGCTCGCGCAAGAGAAGCCAGTCTCTAACACCAACCCTTTTCAGAAGCCCTGTAAGCCTATG GTGAGGACGGGATCTTTGCTCAGTCAGCCACGAGCAGTGCTGCAGAAACTTGCCAACATTTCAGAAGGCAACCCTCTAGCTCCACGGAACTCCAGAGGATTCCTCTTCCAGACGTTGTCTCCAGAAAAGGAGCCACCTACATCTGCCAGCTCAAAGAAACAG ATTAAGAAAAGAGCTCAGACAGACACTTCGGCACCGGTTGCAAAGCGACAATGTAGAGAAAACTCTGTGAAAACCGGTGGCACTCCGAGAagtattttcagtttttatgataactga
- the LOC132837516 gene encoding claspin isoform X1, with protein MSLLLSERPAAIPKAESDSDSGVGSPMEEAGTDAATDVIQTEEAQDSDEDVVVNRKPRTRKVLQDSDSEQEEDVDGMAEALVLSESNGEGTNGGEEEQPKKSRGKKITRIAMASDESEPEQDEHQGKTKEETKKRGKSQRRKEKETRRGALVKQLKEKMRTSEESPLPKVLNDSGCLLGDNDLFDAQLEEEVMEEEDEESLDAIRAAVKKKAKNKPHLDESEEDEGQEGKSQRKERKAARASKEAMKQLHSDCQRIVRESTIGLPYHMPEPKGIDHFFKRRVRPDRPAMALLKSPKYQACIVDASSASTSTTQKQSEAPEQNSNPQAELNDPAPISGTQQTGATNELDTSTEATDDQSEVSRVELQNPEVMEEVCVLPSVDMSKSAESPKEDHGMSEVQLTKTGTSQSGQGGSVLSEQATAAPKPKKDKLARLRELGLEPPPVAKLCADDGAFVQLEPQQTNPGLEALKERFLKHVQPAPRSKRERSLHVNVVRKERAASGQEQLRSESITVTVNEEEEEPVHTKPGEKLVLLKSRLQQAMAIRRKEERERRAALHRLDNEECEEEEEAEMTESEEEEGIEDLLGDGEEAIDAENDEEEAEGAEVGNALKRSVSPGFKSPSPTPYTDGTLMLFAGSSCSRTGDGVRQSGQANHENDSKMEDDDGLSLNKDNSHNSSFELTSSTLPSYQPVSRTTGKGLSAAVFRSPSPCFFRPSFLGSASKSSGKLSEPSLTLPVEDSQDLYGVPSPEGGDSEGPFSQEEDTQSQLLDADGFLNVGPRGGQSRSHKRQLLLDNLDENAMDANMGELLGLCSGGFGSEAPRRSQPGGDDELLGLCSGAFSTQHGEAGTPKVEIGAVEMNRTVGESHGSSDADMDQLLALCSGKFTGSPATSPVQPGASPALEDESDSKSKVEEEEDNCEFRLLSDVDSNSEKEEDEEDSDGEGDLGDEEKDAVFRRHQGKKIPKPMFMDSEAELSGSDVGSDDEEDEDGDEYEEDDIQEQLPSDDELMDQVNKIHMKQVLDDDKRKLRIFQERYLADGDLHSDGPGRERRFRWRNIDDSFELGVAAEEEEAEEDVDQHELQRQKERLEREQWMREQSETSKKAAEAEEEEDKIGEEESQFMKLAKKLTAKALQKKETSSVLAQEKPVSNTNPFQKPCKPMVRTGSLLSQPRAVLQKLANISEGNPLAPRNSRGFLFQTLSPEKEPPTSASSKKQIKKRAQTDTSAPVAKRQCRENSVKTGGTPRSIFSFYDN; from the exons GATGCCGCCACCGATGTCATTCAGACTGAAGAAG CTCAAGATTCAGATGAAGACGTTGTTGTGAACCGGAAGCCCCGTACACGAAAGGTCCTCCAGGACAGTGACAGTGAGCAGGAGGAAGATGTAGATGGGATGGCGGAGGCTCTTGTGCTGTCCGAATCCAACGGTGAGGGGACAAATGGTGGTGAAGAAGAGCAGCCAAAAAAGAGCCGGGGAAAGAAGATAACCCGCATTGCCATGGCTAGTGATGAGAGTGAGCCAGAGCAAGATGAGCATCAAGGAAAAACTAAGGAAGAGACCAAAAAGAGAGGGAAGTCACAGCGACGCAAAGAGAAGGAGACGCGCAGAGGTGCTCTGGTGAAACAGCTGAAAGAGAAGATGAGAACTTCCGAA gAGTCACCTTTGCCTAAGGTTCTCAATGACAGTGGTTGTCTACTGGGTGATAATGACTTGTTTGATGCTCAGCTGGAGGAGGAGGTaatggaggaggaggacgaggaaTCCCTGGATGCCATTCGAGCTGCTGTGAAAAAGAAAGCCAAGAACAAG CCCCATTTAGATGAATCTGAAGAGGACGAAGGGCAGGAAGGCAAATCCCAGCGCAAG GAGAGGAAAGCAGCGAGAGCGAGTAAGGAGGCAATGAAACAGCTCCACAGTGACTGCCAGAGGATTGTCAGAG AATCTACAATAGGGCTTCCATACCATATGCCAGAGCCCAAAGGCATAGACCATTTCTTCAAGAGAAGAGTTCGTCCTGATAGACCTGCTATGGCATTACTGAA atctcCCAAATACCAGGCCTGTATTGTAGATGCATCTTCGGCATCTACATCTACTACACAAAAGCAGTCTGAAGCACCAGAACAGAACTCAAACCCACAGGCTGAGCTAAATGACCCTGCCCCAATCAGCGGTACCCAACAAACCGGTGCTACAAATGAACTCGATACGTCTACTGAAGCTACAGATGACCAGTCAGAGGTTTCAAGAGTTGAACTCCAAAACCCTGAGGTCATGGAAGAAGTGTGTGTTCTTCCTTCTGTGGACATGTCTAAGAGTGCTGAATCTCCTAAAGAGGATCATGGGATGTCAGAGGTTCAGCTGACTAAGACAGGGACCAGTCAGTCAGGACAGGGTGGCTCTGTGCTGTCTGAGCAAGCTACAGCAGCTCCTAAACCCAAGAAGGATAAGCTGGCCAGATTGCGCGAGCTGGGTTTGGAGCCTCCCCCTGTTGCAAAGCTGTGTGCAGATGATGGAGCTTTTGTACAGCTGGAGCCACAGCAGACTAACCCTG GTCTAGAGGCTTTAAAAGAACGTTTTCTAAAGCACGTCCAGCCTGCACCTCGGTCTAAAAGAGAGCGATCGCTTCATGTAAACGTGGTGAGAAAGGAACGCGCTGCCTCTGGACAGGAACAGCTGCGTTCTGAATCCATCACTGTCACAGTcaatgaggaggaagaggagcctGTACACACTAAGCCAG GAGAGAAGCTGGTTTTACTGAAGTCTCGTCTGCAGCAGGCTATGGCTATTCGCCGCAAGGAAGAAAGAGAGCGCAGAGCTGCCCTTCATCGCCTGGATAATGAAGaatgtgaggaggaggaggaagcgGAGATGACTGAGTCTGAGGAGGAAGAG GGTATTGAAGATTTGTTGGGCGACGGAGAGGAGGCCATCGATGCTGAAAATGACGAAGAGGAGGCAGAGGGAGCTGAAGTAGGCAATGCATTAAAACGAAGCGTCTCTCCCGGTTTTAAAAGTCCATCTCCTACTCCATACACTGATGGCACTCTGATGCTGTTTGCAGGAAGCTCCTGCTCCAGGACCGG ggATGGTGTTAGGCAGTCTGGTCAAGCCAATCACGAAAATGACAGCAAAATGG AAGACGACGATGGCCTGTCCTTGAACAAGGACAACAGCCATAACAGCAGCTTTGAACTGACGAGCTCCACACTCCCATCATACCAGCCAGTGAGCCGCACCACAGGCAAAGGGCTTTCGGCAGCTGTGTTCCGCTCACCCTCACCCTGCTTCTTCAGACCCAGTTTCCTCGGCTCAGCTTCCAAG AGCTCTGGTAAGCTTTCTGAGCCGTCCCTGACCCTCCCTGTGGAGGACTCGCAGGACCTGTATGGTGTTCCCTCTCCTGAAGGTGGGGACTCTGAGGGCCCTTTCTCACAGGAAGAGGACACACAGTCTCAGCTGTTGGATGCAGATGGCTTTTTGAATGTGGGACCCCGTGGTGGTCAGAGCCGCTCTCATAAACGACAGCTGCTTTTAGATAACCTGGATGAAAACGCCATGGATGCCAACATGGGTGAATTACTGGGGCTCTGCTCGGGTGGCTTTGGCTCAGAGGCACCCAGGAGGAGTCAGCCAGGAGGTGATGATGAGCTGCTGGGCCTGTGCTCTGGAGCATTCTCCACTCAGCACGGAGAAGCTGGCACACCCAAAGTGGAAATTGGGGCTGTGGAGATGAATCGCACAGTCGGGGAGAGTCACGGGAGCTCAGACGCAGACATGGACCAACTGCTTGCTCTCTGCTCTGGAAAGTTCACAGGCAGTCctg CTACATCTCCAGTGCAACCAGGTGCAAGCCCTGCTCTTGAAGATGAGTCTGACAG TAAGAGCaaggtggaggaagaggaggacaatTGTGAGTTTCGGCTCTTGTCGGATGTTGACAGCAACAGTGAGAAG gaggaggatgaggaagacTCTGATGGTGAAGGAGATTTAGGTGATGAGGAGAAGGATGCAGTATTCAGGCGACATCAAGGCAAAAAGAT acccaAACCAATGTTCATGGACTCTGAGGCTGAGCTTTCAGGCAGCGATGTCGGCAGTGACGATGAAGAAGACGAGGATGGTGATGAATACGAAGAAGATGACATACAGGAGCAACTTCCGTCGGATGATGAACTGATGGACCAAGTTAACAAAATCCATAT GAAGCAGGTCCTAGATGACGATAAACGCAAATTGCGCATATTTCAAGAGCGTTATCTAGCCGATGGAGATCTGCACTCTGACGGACCCGGTCGAGAGCGCCGCTTCCGCTGGAGGAATATCG ATGATAGCTTTGAGCTCGGGGTTGCTGCTGAGGAGGAAGAGGCAGAGGAAGACGTAGATCAGCATGAGCTGCAGAGGCAGAAGGAAAGGCTTGAGAGAGAGCAGTGGATGCGAGAGCAG TCTGAAACATCAAAGAAAGCAGCAGAAGcggaagaggaggaggacaagATTGGAGAGGAGGAGAGTCAGTTCATGAAGCTGGCTAAGAAACTAACGGCTAAGGCACTCCAGAAGAAAG AGACCTCTTCAGTGCTCGCGCAAGAGAAGCCAGTCTCTAACACCAACCCTTTTCAGAAGCCCTGTAAGCCTATG GTGAGGACGGGATCTTTGCTCAGTCAGCCACGAGCAGTGCTGCAGAAACTTGCCAACATTTCAGAAGGCAACCCTCTAGCTCCACGGAACTCCAGAGGATTCCTCTTCCAGACGTTGTCTCCAGAAAAGGAGCCACCTACATCTGCCAGCTCAAAGAAACAG ATTAAGAAAAGAGCTCAGACAGACACTTCGGCACCGGTTGCAAAGCGACAATGTAGAGAAAACTCTGTGAAAACCGGTGGCACTCCGAGAagtattttcagtttttatgataactga